A window of the Bacillus andreraoultii genome harbors these coding sequences:
- a CDS encoding alpha-ketoacid dehydrogenase subunit beta produces MAQMTMIQAINDAMRQELKSNEKVLIFGEDVGKNGGVFRATENLQAEFGEDRVFDTPLAESGIGGLAIGLALEGYRPVPEIQFFGFVYEVMDSIAGQMARYRFRTGGSYKMPITFRSPFGGGVHTPEMHADSLEGLMAQTPGLRVVIPSTPYDAKGLLISAIRSDDPVIFLEHMKLYRSFRQEVPEGDYTVEIGKADVKREGKDLSIITYGAMVHESLKAAEELEKEGYSVEVIDLRTVSPLDVDTIIASVEKTNRAIVVQEAQRVAGVAANVVAEINERAILSLEAPVLRVTAPDTVYPFAQAESVWIPNYKDIIETAKKVLTF; encoded by the coding sequence ATGGCTCAAATGACAATGATTCAAGCGATTAATGATGCAATGCGTCAAGAATTAAAAAGCAATGAAAAAGTATTAATTTTTGGGGAAGACGTAGGGAAAAACGGTGGTGTATTCCGTGCAACTGAAAACCTACAAGCTGAATTTGGTGAAGATCGTGTATTTGATACTCCTCTTGCAGAATCAGGTATCGGTGGACTTGCAATTGGATTAGCATTAGAAGGCTATCGTCCTGTGCCAGAAATCCAATTTTTTGGATTCGTTTATGAAGTGATGGATTCAATTGCAGGACAAATGGCTCGCTATCGTTTCCGTACTGGTGGCTCATATAAAATGCCGATTACGTTCCGTTCTCCATTCGGTGGTGGAGTACATACACCAGAAATGCATGCGGACAGTTTAGAAGGATTAATGGCTCAAACACCTGGACTTCGTGTTGTAATACCTTCTACACCATATGATGCAAAAGGTTTATTAATTTCTGCAATTCGCTCGGATGATCCAGTGATTTTTTTAGAACATATGAAACTTTATCGTTCATTCCGTCAAGAAGTACCTGAAGGTGATTACACAGTTGAAATTGGTAAAGCAGATGTAAAACGTGAAGGAAAAGATCTTTCAATTATCACTTACGGTGCAATGGTTCATGAATCTTTAAAAGCTGCAGAAGAATTGGAAAAAGAAGGCTACTCTGTTGAGGTAATTGACCTGCGTACAGTTAGTCCACTTGATGTCGATACAATAATTGCATCAGTAGAGAAAACAAACCGCGCAATCGTCGTTCAAGAGGCTCAAAGAGTAGCGGGTGTTGCGGCAAATGTTGTGGCAGAAATTAACGAACGGGCAATCTTAAGTTTGGAAGCGCCAGTGCTTCGTGTGACAGCTCCAGATACAGTATATCCATTCGCACAAGCTGAATCTGTATGGATTCCAAATTATAAAGATATTATTGAAACGGCTAAAAAAGTATTGACATTCTAA
- a CDS encoding YkyA family protein — protein MLNRKSIIIVYLFLVLLLLSSCFERTEKKIYQTLEDVVKLEEGFKKEQEPLIKLEEEEKAIYDKIIDTGFKEREKINKLADKAIDLSNQRLEHLDLERESIIKAEKKFITIKKLINRIDDKDMKVEAENLYDLMANRYKVHEQLYKKYSDGIKSDQKLYHAFKDDETTLSELEKSISEINNNYEQVYQLNEEFNKLTNNYNEAKLKFYKNVGIS, from the coding sequence GTGTTAAATAGAAAAAGTATCATTATTGTTTATTTATTTCTAGTTTTGTTGCTCTTATCTAGTTGTTTTGAACGAACAGAAAAAAAAATCTATCAAACTTTAGAAGACGTTGTTAAGTTAGAAGAAGGTTTTAAAAAAGAGCAAGAACCATTAATTAAATTGGAGGAAGAAGAAAAAGCAATCTACGATAAAATAATTGATACCGGATTTAAAGAAAGAGAAAAAATAAATAAGCTGGCTGATAAAGCAATTGATCTCTCTAATCAAAGGTTAGAACATCTTGATTTAGAACGGGAAAGTATTATTAAAGCAGAGAAAAAGTTTATAACGATTAAAAAATTGATTAACCGAATTGATGATAAAGATATGAAAGTTGAGGCTGAAAATCTATATGATCTAATGGCTAATCGCTATAAAGTACATGAACAATTATACAAGAAATATAGTGATGGAATCAAGAGTGACCAAAAGTTGTACCATGCCTTTAAAGATGATGAAACGACATTAAGTGAATTGGAAAAAAGTATAAGTGAGATTAACAATAACTATGAACAAGTTTATCAATTGAATGAAGAATTCAATAAATTAACAAATAATTATAATGAAGCGAAATTAAAGTTTTATAAAAATGTAGGAATAAGTTAA
- a CDS encoding GapA-binding peptide SR1P, with translation MGQIVCSICDSTVDYFEDEKITILYGQCSNCHCENHNHDK, from the coding sequence ATGGGTCAAATTGTATGTTCTATATGTGATTCTACTGTAGATTATTTCGAGGATGAAAAAATAACTATTCTTTATGGACAATGTTCAAACTGTCATTGTGAAAATCATAATCATGATAAGTAA
- the lpdA gene encoding dihydrolipoyl dehydrogenase, protein MVVGDFPIETETIVIGAGPGGYVAAIRAAQLGQKVTVVEKNEVGGVCLNVGCIPSKALINVGHKYHDAKESADIGITADQVKLDFSKVQAFKDSVVKKLTGGVSGLLKGHNIEVVKGEAYFVDSNSLRVMTEKSAQTYTFKNAIIATGSRPIELKTFKFSKRVLDSTGALSLPEVPESIVIIGGGVIGLELGGVYANFGTKVTILEGTDDILGGNYPKQMTQLVKKNFKKKGAEIVTKAMAKGVEESDTGVVVTYEVNGTEEKVSADYVFVMVGRRPNTDELGLEQAGVKLTDRGLVEIDKQCRTNVPNIYAIGDIVPGPQLAHKASYEAKIAAEAIAGQPSEIDYLGIPAVVFSEPELANVGYSPEQAKAEGIEVTIAKFPFSALGRSLALNNTEGFYQLVVRKDDGVIIGGQIAGPNASDLIAEIGLSIETGVTAEDLALTIHAHPTFGEIAMEAGEVALGTPIHILK, encoded by the coding sequence ATGGTAGTAGGAGATTTTCCAATTGAAACAGAAACGATTGTCATTGGAGCAGGACCAGGGGGATATGTAGCGGCAATTCGTGCTGCACAACTAGGTCAAAAAGTGACAGTTGTCGAGAAAAATGAAGTGGGTGGCGTATGTTTAAATGTAGGTTGTATTCCTTCCAAGGCATTAATAAACGTTGGCCACAAATATCATGATGCAAAAGAATCTGCAGATATTGGTATTACTGCAGATCAAGTCAAACTCGACTTTTCCAAAGTTCAAGCATTTAAAGATAGTGTTGTTAAGAAATTAACAGGTGGGGTTTCTGGTTTGTTAAAAGGTCATAATATTGAAGTAGTGAAAGGTGAAGCGTATTTTGTTGACAGTAACTCATTACGTGTTATGACTGAAAAGAGTGCACAAACTTATACATTCAAAAATGCGATTATTGCAACTGGATCTCGTCCGATTGAATTAAAAACATTTAAATTTTCTAAACGTGTTCTTGATTCAACAGGGGCTCTATCTCTTCCGGAAGTACCAGAAAGTATTGTAATTATTGGTGGAGGAGTTATTGGACTTGAACTTGGTGGTGTTTATGCTAACTTTGGTACGAAGGTTACAATTTTAGAAGGAACTGACGATATCCTTGGTGGAAACTATCCAAAACAAATGACGCAACTTGTTAAAAAGAACTTTAAGAAAAAAGGTGCAGAAATTGTTACTAAGGCAATGGCTAAAGGTGTAGAAGAAAGTGATACGGGTGTTGTTGTTACATATGAAGTAAACGGAACAGAGGAAAAAGTATCCGCTGATTATGTGTTTGTCATGGTTGGTCGTCGTCCGAATACTGATGAATTAGGACTTGAACAAGCTGGCGTAAAATTAACAGATCGTGGCTTAGTTGAAATTGACAAACAATGCCGTACGAACGTTCCAAACATTTATGCTATTGGTGATATCGTTCCTGGACCACAATTAGCTCATAAAGCATCGTATGAGGCAAAAATTGCGGCTGAAGCAATTGCTGGACAACCATCTGAGATTGATTACTTAGGTATTCCTGCTGTAGTATTCTCTGAACCTGAGCTTGCTAATGTTGGCTATAGCCCTGAACAAGCAAAAGCAGAAGGAATTGAAGTTACAATTGCTAAATTCCCATTCTCTGCATTAGGACGTTCATTAGCATTGAATAATACAGAAGGTTTTTACCAATTAGTTGTTCGTAAAGATGATGGAGTAATTATTGGTGGTCAAATTGCTGGACCGAATGCATCAGATTTAATTGCTGAAATTGGTCTTTCGATTGAAACTGGAGTAACCGCAGAAGATCTTGCACTAACAATTCATGCCCACCCAACATTTGGTGAAATAGCAATGGAAGCTGGGGAAGTAGCTTTAGGAACACCAATCCATATTTTAAAATAA
- a CDS encoding NAD(P)H-dependent flavin oxidoreductase, producing the protein MNWETRVTEILNIQYPIVQGGLAHLAYSELAAAVSNAGGLGQITAMSLPSPNDLREEIHKVKSMTSRPFGVNFAIGQHGRPYSKFLQVAIDENVPVVSVTGGNPSPFFEQLQGTNIRRLVLVASRRQAQKAEELGADAVMVVGQEGGGHLGRDDVSTMVLIPQVVDSVSIPVIASGGIGDGRGLMAAFSLGAEGIEMGTRFIATKECVHAHENYKNALISGDETDTVVIKRSLGAPARAIRNRWTEKILEIESSGPTYDDLKEYISGQANKKFIYEGNLNDGFAWAGQVMGLINDIPSVEELIERIIKEAEEIRNKWK; encoded by the coding sequence ATGAACTGGGAAACAAGAGTGACGGAAATTTTAAATATTCAATATCCGATCGTTCAAGGAGGTTTAGCTCACTTAGCTTACAGCGAATTAGCTGCCGCCGTTTCGAATGCAGGTGGACTAGGACAAATAACCGCAATGAGTTTACCTAGTCCAAATGATTTACGAGAAGAAATTCATAAAGTGAAATCTATGACTTCACGTCCTTTTGGTGTTAACTTTGCAATTGGCCAGCATGGAAGACCATACAGTAAATTTTTGCAAGTTGCTATTGATGAGAATGTTCCTGTCGTCTCTGTAACAGGTGGGAATCCTTCACCGTTTTTTGAGCAGTTACAAGGAACGAATATTAGGAGACTTGTATTAGTTGCATCAAGACGACAAGCACAGAAAGCAGAGGAGTTAGGTGCTGATGCTGTCATGGTTGTTGGTCAAGAGGGTGGAGGACATTTGGGTAGAGATGATGTTTCAACAATGGTTCTTATTCCGCAAGTAGTTGATTCAGTTTCAATTCCAGTTATTGCTTCGGGTGGAATTGGTGATGGTAGAGGTTTAATGGCAGCATTTAGTTTAGGTGCTGAAGGAATAGAAATGGGTACAAGATTTATTGCGACAAAGGAATGTGTTCACGCACATGAAAATTATAAAAATGCTTTAATAAGTGGTGATGAAACGGATACGGTTGTTATAAAACGATCTTTAGGTGCACCAGCAAGAGCTATTCGGAATCGCTGGACAGAGAAAATCCTTGAGATTGAGAGTTCAGGGCCAACATATGACGATTTAAAAGAATACATATCAGGTCAAGCGAATAAAAAGTTTATATACGAAGGAAACTTAAATGATGGGTTTGCTTGGGCTGGACAAGTGATGGGTCTAATTAACGACATCCCTTCAGTTGAGGAGTTAATAGAACGAATAATAAAGGAAGCTGAAGAGATACGAAATAAATGGAAATAG
- a CDS encoding DUF1054 domain-containing protein, translated as MEFSGFTKEDFSVFSLPGLDERMTAIRELIQPKFRELGSFLTAELSTLVGNEMFLHIAKHARRKVNPPNDTWLAIGPNRRGYKQFPHFQLGLFDDHVFIWLAYIYELPNKAHIATNLLSNLNQIESNIGDDFYVSTNHMKKGVHPIKEVNLEEILIRFKQVKKAEFLIGRNIDKDDPILKDGEAFVKLVIDTFKTVVPIYQMSFSN; from the coding sequence ATGGAATTTTCAGGGTTTACAAAAGAAGATTTTTCTGTTTTTTCACTACCTGGTTTAGATGAAAGAATGACAGCAATTAGAGAGCTAATACAACCAAAATTTCGTGAATTAGGAAGCTTTTTAACCGCTGAGTTATCTACTTTAGTTGGTAATGAAATGTTTTTACATATTGCAAAACATGCTCGTCGAAAAGTAAATCCTCCAAATGATACATGGCTAGCAATTGGTCCGAATAGACGAGGTTACAAGCAATTCCCACATTTTCAACTTGGCTTATTCGACGATCACGTTTTTATTTGGTTAGCTTATATTTATGAATTACCGAACAAAGCACATATTGCAACGAACTTACTGTCGAACTTAAATCAAATTGAAAGTAATATTGGGGATGACTTTTATGTTTCGACCAATCATATGAAAAAAGGCGTACACCCTATAAAAGAAGTTAATTTAGAAGAAATTTTAATTAGATTTAAACAAGTAAAAAAAGCGGAATTTCTAATTGGAAGAAATATTGATAAAGACGATCCAATATTAAAGGACGGGGAAGCTTTTGTAAAATTAGTAATTGACACATTCAAGACGGTTGTGCCAATTTATCAAATGTCTTTCTCTAATTAA
- a CDS encoding UPF0223 family protein translates to MEYSYPISIDWSTDEIIIVIQFFEAIEKVYEKGVQRAVLMEKYRKFKLVVPSIGEEKKVFREFEDVSGYSAYHAVKKMKDASDKDFIQL, encoded by the coding sequence ATGGAATATTCTTATCCAATCTCAATTGACTGGTCTACAGATGAAATTATTATCGTTATACAATTTTTTGAAGCAATTGAGAAGGTATATGAAAAAGGAGTACAAAGAGCGGTCCTTATGGAAAAATATCGTAAGTTTAAGTTAGTTGTTCCAAGTATTGGGGAAGAGAAAAAAGTGTTTCGCGAATTTGAAGATGTTAGTGGATATTCAGCTTATCATGCAGTTAAGAAAATGAAAGATGCTTCAGATAAAGACTTCATTCAATTGTAA
- a CDS encoding dihydrolipoyllysine-residue acetyltransferase produces MAFEFKLHDIGEGINEGEIVKWFVKPGDTVKEDDVLVEIQNDKSVVEIPSPVEGKVLEIKVQEGETAVVGDVLVTFDSPGAETGETASSQVDATPAAQQEASTTGGASHYEFKLHDIGEGINEGEIVKWFVKPGDTVKEDDVLVEIQNDKSVVEIPSPVEGKVLEIKVQEGETAVVGDVLVIFDAPGYASNQAASQAEAQQAEAPQASAQAVATQPANVDPNRHVIAMPSVRKYAREKGVDIHLVLGTGKNGRILKSDIDAYLTGGTQTAAVEATPQTNATVKEETTVPTQPVAPAGEYPETREKMSGIRKAIAKKMVESKTTAPHVTLMDEVDVTKLVAHRKKFKVVAADKGIKLTFLPYVVKALVSALREYPALNQSLDLKTDEIVQKHYFNIGIAADTDRGLMVPVVKDADRKSMFTISSEINELAGKARDGKLSPNEMRGGSATISNIGSVGGQWFTPVLNYPEVAILGVGRISEKPIVRDGEIVAAPMLALSLSFDHRLIDGATGQSALNHIKRLLSDPELLLMEV; encoded by the coding sequence GTGGCGTTCGAATTTAAATTACATGATATCGGTGAAGGAATAAATGAAGGTGAAATCGTTAAATGGTTCGTAAAACCAGGCGACACCGTAAAAGAAGATGATGTTCTAGTTGAAATCCAAAACGATAAATCGGTAGTGGAAATTCCTTCTCCAGTAGAAGGTAAAGTACTAGAAATTAAAGTACAAGAAGGAGAAACTGCAGTAGTAGGAGATGTTTTAGTAACATTTGATTCACCAGGAGCTGAGACTGGTGAAACTGCGTCATCTCAAGTCGATGCTACACCGGCTGCACAACAAGAAGCATCTACAACAGGTGGAGCTTCACACTATGAATTTAAGTTACACGATATCGGTGAAGGAATAAATGAAGGTGAAATCGTTAAATGGTTCGTAAAACCAGGTGACACTGTAAAAGAAGATGATGTACTAGTTGAAATTCAAAATGATAAATCGGTAGTAGAAATTCCTTCTCCAGTAGAAGGTAAAGTATTAGAAATTAAAGTACAAGAAGGAGAAACTGCAGTAGTTGGGGATGTATTAGTGATATTTGACGCACCGGGATATGCTTCCAACCAAGCTGCTTCACAAGCAGAAGCACAACAAGCAGAAGCGCCACAAGCTTCCGCACAAGCAGTAGCAACTCAACCTGCAAATGTTGATCCAAACCGTCACGTTATTGCTATGCCAAGTGTACGTAAATATGCACGTGAAAAAGGCGTCGATATCCATCTTGTTCTTGGTACTGGTAAAAATGGACGTATCTTGAAGAGTGATATAGATGCATACTTAACGGGTGGTACACAAACAGCTGCTGTTGAAGCAACTCCACAAACGAATGCAACTGTTAAAGAAGAAACAACTGTACCAACTCAACCAGTTGCACCTGCTGGCGAATATCCTGAAACTCGTGAGAAAATGAGTGGAATTCGGAAAGCTATTGCGAAGAAGATGGTTGAATCAAAAACAACTGCTCCTCACGTTACATTAATGGATGAAGTTGATGTTACAAAACTCGTAGCTCATCGTAAGAAATTTAAAGTTGTCGCAGCAGATAAAGGCATCAAGCTTACATTCTTACCATATGTTGTTAAAGCATTAGTTAGCGCTCTTCGTGAATATCCAGCACTAAATCAATCTCTTGACTTAAAAACGGATGAAATTGTTCAAAAACATTATTTTAATATCGGTATCGCTGCTGATACAGACCGTGGTTTAATGGTACCAGTTGTTAAAGATGCAGATCGTAAGTCTATGTTTACAATTTCATCTGAAATAAATGAACTAGCTGGTAAAGCACGTGATGGTAAACTTTCACCAAATGAAATGAGAGGTGGATCTGCGACTATATCAAACATTGGTTCAGTTGGAGGCCAATGGTTTACACCAGTTCTTAACTATCCTGAAGTTGCAATTTTAGGGGTAGGTCGTATTTCTGAAAAGCCAATTGTTCGTGATGGTGAAATTGTTGCAGCACCAATGTTAGCATTATCACTTAGCTTTGACCATCGTTTAATTGATGGGGCAACAGGCCAAAGTGCATTAAATCATATTAAACGCTTATTAAGTGATCCAGAGTTATTATTAATGGAAGTATAA
- the pdhA gene encoding pyruvate dehydrogenase (acetyl-transferring) E1 component subunit alpha, whose amino-acid sequence MASKTKNANSVFATQMDVVDKEFQTLQILNEEGEVVNESAVPNLTDEQLQELMRRMVYTRILDQRSISLNRQGRLGFYAPTAGQEASQIASHFALEKEDFILPGYRDVPQIIWHGLPLHQAFLWSRGHFQGIQIPEDLHILPPQIIIGAQYVQTAGVALGMKKNGKKSVAITYTGDGGTSQGDFYEGINFAGAYQVPAIFIVQNNQFAISTPVAKQTAARTLAQKAVAAGIPGIQVDGMDPLAVYAAVKEARDRAINGEGPTLIETLTFRYGPHTMSGDDPTRYRTKELESEWEKKDPLVRFRKYLENKGIWNEEMEEKVIEQAKEDIKEAIKKADTAPKQKVTDLISIMNEELPANLKEQYEIYKEKESK is encoded by the coding sequence ATGGCATCAAAAACGAAAAATGCAAATTCGGTTTTTGCGACACAAATGGATGTGGTGGATAAAGAATTTCAAACGCTCCAAATATTAAATGAAGAGGGAGAGGTTGTAAACGAAAGTGCAGTTCCTAATTTAACTGATGAACAATTACAGGAACTAATGCGCCGAATGGTTTACACTCGGATTCTTGATCAACGAAGTATTTCATTAAACCGTCAAGGACGTTTAGGCTTCTATGCTCCGACAGCAGGACAAGAAGCTTCACAAATTGCCTCACATTTTGCTTTAGAAAAAGAAGATTTTATTTTGCCAGGGTACCGTGATGTGCCACAAATTATATGGCATGGACTACCTTTGCACCAAGCATTCCTCTGGTCACGAGGGCATTTCCAAGGAATACAAATTCCAGAAGACTTGCATATTCTTCCGCCACAAATTATTATCGGTGCACAATATGTACAAACTGCTGGGGTAGCACTCGGTATGAAGAAAAATGGCAAAAAATCTGTAGCAATTACATATACCGGTGATGGTGGTACTTCACAAGGTGATTTCTATGAAGGAATTAACTTTGCAGGAGCATATCAAGTACCAGCAATCTTCATCGTTCAGAACAACCAATTTGCAATTTCTACACCAGTAGCAAAACAAACAGCTGCACGTACCCTTGCACAAAAAGCAGTTGCCGCTGGTATTCCTGGTATTCAAGTTGACGGTATGGATCCGTTAGCTGTTTATGCTGCGGTTAAAGAAGCGAGAGACCGTGCAATTAATGGTGAAGGACCTACATTAATTGAAACCTTAACATTCCGTTACGGTCCACACACAATGAGTGGTGACGATCCAACTCGCTATCGTACAAAAGAACTTGAAAGTGAATGGGAGAAAAAAGATCCGTTAGTTCGTTTCCGTAAATATCTAGAAAATAAAGGTATTTGGAATGAAGAAATGGAAGAAAAAGTAATAGAACAAGCAAAAGAAGATATTAAAGAAGCAATTAAAAAGGCTGATACAGCTCCAAAACAAAAAGTAACGGACCTTATTTCTATTATGAATGAAGAATTGCCTGCTAACTTAAAAGAACAGTACGAAATCTACAAAGAAAAGGAGTCGAAGTAG